GGCGGTGCCCGCGCCGATCAGATAGCGGCTGCGATAGGCGTCCGAAATGCGCGCGCCCCACAGCTTGTTCTCGTAATAGAGCGTCACATTGGCGGCCCATTTCGAGAGATTGGGCAACTGGATGATCTTGGGCACATTGCTGTAATAGGCGGTCTGGTGCCCATCGAACCAGGTGCCGTTGGCCACCACGCCCAGATGCTTGAGCGGCCCCGGCAGGAAGGTGAAATCATGCTGGAAGGCCGCTTCCAGCCCCTTGATGTTGGCGCCCGCGCCATTGACCGGCTGGCTGACGTCGAACAGCGTGTTGGCATCCTCACCCTGGATCAGCAGCGAGAGCGGCAGACCCGTCTGGCCATAGGGGATCTGCGTTGTGGCCGAGGAGATGAAGCTGTCCATATGCTTGTAGAAGAAGCCCAGCGAGGCGATGCCGCTCTGGTCCATGTAATATTCGACCGATCCTTCCACCGAGGTCGCCTTATAGGGCTGGAGGAAAGGATTGCCGAAGCTGGCACTGCCGCCATTAGGGCGGGTGGTGATCGAACCTGCCGCCGCCAGATCGCCCAGCGCGGGGCGGTTGACATTGCGGCTGGCGCTCAGGCGCAGGATCAGCGCCTTGGTCACATCCAGCGCGATGTTGGCGGCGGGCAGCCAGCCATTGCTGTTGTTCTTGATCGACACGGGCACCAGACCGCCGGTGGTGGCCAGATGGCCCGAGGATGTCAGATCGGTGGAGTAATAGCGTACACCCGCATTGGCGCGCAGCCGCATGCCGCCCAGCATCGTATCGAGATCGGCCTGGATGAAACCGGCCCAGGTCTTTTCATCGACGCGATAGTCGCTGCCCGCCTGCAGATATGAGGCGTTCAGATCACGCGGATCGCCGATGTAATTGTAAACGCCATCCACATTGCCGACGATATATTGCAGCAACGTCTGAGGGGCGACGGTCTGCTTCAAATTGTTGGGAATGGCCACATCGGCGGGCACATTGTGGAAGACCTTGTTGTTGTACTGATAGCCGCTGTTGGTGAAATGCTTGAATTCGCCACCTGCCTTGAAGGTCAGCGTGTCGGTCAGTTTGTAAGCACCGTCCAGCTTGCCATTGGCATATTTGTTGGTGATGGCGTTTTCCTGCGTGTCCAGCCGCTGCAGCGCCCAATTGTTGGGATCGGTCAGATCCTTGCCATAGGTGTTGACGGGGATCGCCGGGCGGTCATCGAAGCTGAAGGCGGTGTTCTTCAGCTCCATGAACACCTTGTCGAACACCGGCTGGGCGAAATCCGATTCCTCATAGCCGCCCAGCGCGTTGACGGTCAGGCGGTCGGTGACGTTCCAGCTGAGATTGGCCACGCCCTGATAGAAATTGGTGTGGTTCTCGATGGTGTGATGCTCGGAACGCTGGTCGATCCCGGTGTAGCTGGCGGCGCGCAGCGTGTTGGTGCCGTCCACCACCGCGCTCTGGATCACCTGTGTGCCGCCGATGGGGCTGCCGGTCAGCGCATTGGTGCCCGCGCTGGCGATGGCATAGTCGTCGCGGTGGTCCCACAGACGCCCGTAAAGGAAATCGACGTCGAGCTTGAAATCCTTGCCGGGGTGATATTGCAGCGAGGAGGTGATGCCCAGGCGCTTGCGATCCGTGTACCAGCTGGAAGGCGATTCCGCCGTCGGAGCCCAGACGCCGTTGAGCAGCGCACTGCGCGTGGCGGCATCGATGTTCGGGCCGATGTTGGCGGCGTTGTATTTCGTCAGGCCCCAGCCCCAGTTGCGATAGCCGAACTCATTGCTGCGGATCTGGCTATAGGCCACCGAAACCAGCGCGGCCAGATCGCCCCAGCGATGCGAGGCGAGGCCCACCACGCGCGGCGTAACGCCGGTGGTGTTGGTGTTGGTCTGCCCCTTGGCCGAGATGATGAACTTGTCACCCACATCGAAGGGCTTGGCGCTGGTCAGCTGGACGGTGCCCGCGATGCCGCCTTCATCCTGTTCGGCCGAAAAGCTCTTCTGCACCGAGACCCGGCTGAACAGTTCCGAGGCGAAAAGGCTGTAATCGAAGGAGCGCGAACGGCTGACGCCGCCGCGATTGTCCATGCCCGAGGCGGTGTTGCCCAGCACCTCCATGCCGTTGAGCTGGGTGCGGGTGAAATCGGCGCCAAGGCCGCGCAGGGCGATCTGGCGGCCTTCGCCGCTGTCACGCGTGATGGTGATGCCCGCCACGCGCTGCAGCGATTCCGCAAGATTGAGATCGGGAAAGGCGGCAATGTCGGAGGCGACGATATCGTCCTCGGCGCCCACGGCGTGGCGCTTGAAATCCTGCGCCACGGTCAGGCTGTGGCGAAAGCCGGTGACGGTGATCTGTGGCGCGGCATCGGGGTCTTCCGGTGCGGGGGCACTGGGGCTGGGCGTCTCGCTGCGCGCCGAAGCCAGCTGGACGGGGCGTGCCCGTGTCACCGCAACCGGCGCGGGCTTGAGCACCGCGACGCCGTTCTGGAAGCTGGCGGTCAGCCCCGTGCCGCGCAGCAGCTGATCGAGCGCCTCACGCGCCGGAAAGGTGCCGCGCAGCCCCGCTGTGCGGCGGCCATTGATGGCCTTGGGCGCCACCACCACCTGCAGGCCACTGGCCTGCGAGAATTGCGAAATGGCGCTGCGCAGATCGCCCGAGGCGATATCGTAACGCATCTGGCCCGCGACATTGCTCTGTGCAGCGCTGGCCTGTGCGCCGCCCGACATGCCGAGCACCGCCGCGAGAGCCAGCAACGAAATTCCCCTGTTGCTCATCATCCTAATCCTCCGCTTCGACGCGCTTGCGTCTCGACAGGAAGACGGCGAGCTAACTCATTCCGGACAAAAGAATTTTGTTGCAAAACCGCGTCATCTGGATGACGTTTTTGTGTCGCTGTCAGCCGTGGGCACAAGGCGCAGATTTTGCCCCTGATGTTCCAGCGTGAAGCCATAAACACTGCCGATGGCGCCCGGCAATTGCTCGGAACTGTCGAGCTTGAAGCGGCCCGTCAGCATCTGGTCGGCCAGCGCGGGGGGCGGCGCTGCAATCACCGTGCCGCCGCGCCGGTTCAGCGTCTCGACCAGATCGCCCAGCCGCATCTCATCGGTGTCGAGCCAGTCCTGCCGCCAATCCTGCTGTCTGGCATCGAAGGGGGTGGGATCGCTGGCAATGCCATTGGTGAGATGCGATCGCCAGCCCGCGCGCACGGTCACGCCCTGCTTGGAGGCCTGACTGCCGAAGCGCACCGCGCCGCGATAGACCGCCAGCTTCACATCGCGATGCGCCAGATCGATGTCGAAGGCCGTACCCAGCACCTGCGTGCGCGATCCGCCCGCCTCCACGGTGAAGGGGCGCGTGGGCTGATGGGCGATGTCGAAATAGGCCTCGCCCTTCTGCAGCACGGCGTGGCGCTGGTCCTTGCCCAGCGTGACATCGAGGCTGGTCGCGCCATCCAGCTGCAGCGTCGAGCCATCGGCCAGATGCACGCTGAGCTTCTGCCCGCGCTGCGTTTCATAATGCTCGGTGAGGGACGCTTCGGGCGCGATCCCGCCCTGCTGCCACAGGCCGACACCCACCGCCAGGGCCAGTGCTGCTGTCACGCCGGCGGCCAGCTTGCGGCGGCGCGTTTCACGCATCGCCCGAATGTCATCGTTGGACAGCCGACCGAAGGCGGCGGCCTGAGCCAGCGCCTCGCCCAGCGCGGGATCGTCAAGCGTGGCCTCGGCGTGTTGCAGGGTGGCGCGGCGGGTCATGGCCGGGCTCCACCGGGCAGGCCGCGCTTTTCCAGCGCCGCGCGCAGATCGGCAAGGGCGCGGGTGCAATGCTTTTCGATGGCCGCCACGCTCAGCCCCAGATCCTCGGCGATGGTCTTGCTGGCAATGCCGTCGAGACGGCGGCGCAGAAAGACCTCACGCCGCAGTGGCGGCATCACCCGCAGCGCGCTGACCAGAATCTCGACACGCTGACGGTAATCCAGCACGGTCTCGATCCGGGGCTGGGGGCAGGCGATCTCCTCGCTGATCTCTTCGGCCGCGGGCATGGCGCGGCGGGCGCGGAAATAGTCATGCACCAGATTGCGCGCCACCTTGAAGCAGAAGGCCCCCACATTGGCGACGCTGCGCTTCTGGCGATAATCATAGAGCCGCAGCCAGGTTTCCTGAACGATATCCTCGCCATCGGCTTGATGCCTCAGCCGCCCGCCGACGAACTGCAGCAGCGCCTGATGCAGGTCTGCGTCATCGCGCTCGGCATGAGGGCGCATCGCAATAGAGCTGATCTCATTCACCGCGCCACGCCCCCCAAGGGACGCCGACATGCCTGTTCTGGCCTCAACAATGTCCGCCTCCCTGCCGCACTCCAAGCGGAGTCGGCAAGGAGCTAGTCGAGAAGCGTGAAGCGTGCGTGACAGTCGCGCAGGGGCGTTGCTAGACCGGCTGCTCCAGCGAGAGCGGCGGCGTGGAAAACCATGCGGGGCCGCTTTCCGTCATATGGAAGCAATCCTCCAGCCGCACCCCGAACTTGCCGGGCAGATAGAGGCCGGGCTCGTTGGAGAAACACATGCCGGGCGCCAGCGGCGTCGCCTCATTGTGAACGAGGTTGACCGGCTCATGCCCGTCAAGCCCGATGCCATGGCCGGTGCGATGCGACAGGCCCGGCAGGCGGTAACGGGGCCCAAAGCCCTGCTTTTCGTAATAGGCACGCACGGCATCGTCGATCTGCCCGGCGGGCAGGCCAAGGCGGGCGGTGCGGAAGGCCACCTGCTGGCCCTCGTGAACGGTCTCCCACACGCGGCGCACCTCTGGCGGGGCCTTGCCGGGCACGAAGGTGCGCGAAATGTCCGACTGATAGCCCTGCACGGTGCAGCCGCAGTCCATCAGCACCACCTCGCCCTCGCGCACCCGTTGCGGCTGGTGCGAGCCATGGGGGTAGGCGGCGGCCTCGCCCAGCAGCACCAGAGCGAACTCCGGCTTGCCGCCCAGCTTGACCGTGGCGGCATTCATCAGCGCGCCGATCTCATGGGGCCCCATGCCCTCCCTGATGCGCGGCAAAACCCAGCGATAGGCGGCGATGGTCACCTCGGTCGCCTTGGTCATCAGCGCGATTTCGGCAGGGGTCTTGATCATGCGGCAGCCGCGCACCACCGGATTGGCCGAAACCCGCGTGATGCCGGGGGCCAGCTTGCCAAGCCCGTCGCTGGCGAAAAAGCGCACCGTTTCCTCGATGCCCACGGTGCCATGGGTCAGGCCCCGCTCCTTCAGGGCGCCGGCGATCAGGGCGATCGGGTCCTCATCCTCCTGCCAGACACGGATCTGGGCGGGGATGGCCAAAGTCTCATGGACAGAGGGTTCCTCGAAGAAGGGGGTGACGATCACGGCATCGCCCTTCTGGAACAGCAGCGCGGCTGTGAGCCTTTCGCTGCGCCACCATTCCACGCCGGTGAAATAGACCATGCTGGCGCCGGGCTCGATCAGGATGGCATCGATCTGATGGTCGCGCATCAGCTGGCGGGCGCGTTCGATCCGGCCCTCGCGCTCGGCGGTGGAGATGGGGGTGATGCCCCGCGTGATGTCGCTGAGATCGCTGGTGTCGATCTCGGCAAGGAGGCGGGCGGGCAGCAGTGTGGAGAGCGCCAGCGCGCCTGTGCCAAGGATGAGCTTGCGACGATCGGTACGGGGGAGGGTGATCATGCCCGGACCATGGCACGCGCCGGGCAGCGCGCCAAGCCGCCGGTGTATGGCGGCTGTGGAGAGGCCGTTACGAGAGGATCAGCTGCCGCTCCATCTCTGGCGGGACATCTGGGACTTGCGCCACAACGACACGATTACGCCCCTGCCGCTTGGCCTGATAAAGCGCCTCATCGGCCAGCCGGTAGAGGCTCTGGAAAGTGCCTGGCGCCTCGGCCCCCGCATCGGCTTTTGCCTCGGCCAGACCCACGCTGACGGTCACCATGCCCAGCGCGCCATGATCGCATTGGGCGATGCCTTCGCGCATGGTCTCGGCAAATTGCAGCAGAGGCAGGCCGGAAAGCCCCGCCACCAGCGCGGCGAACTCCTCGCCGCCGAAACGCGCCACGGTGCAGACCGCGCCATCCCAGCGCTCCAGCCGCCGGGCCAGCGTGCAAAGGACCTGATCGCCAGCCTCATGGCCGTGCGTGTCGTTGATAACTTTAAACTTGTCGACATCGAGCAGCAGCAGCGCCAGCGGGCTGCCCTGCGTGCGGGCGGCGTCCAGCATGGTCTCGGCGGCTTCGATCAGCCCGCGGCGGTTGCGCAGCCCGGTCAGCGGATCGCGCCGGGCCAGATCCTGCGCCGAGGCTGCTGCCTGACGCGCCCGGTCGCGCTCCAGCCGGATGCGGGTGAAGCGATGTGTTGCCGCCACGGACAGCCACAGCGTCTGCCAGGCCGCCGCCAGCAGCACCAGCATCT
The Novosphingobium terrae DNA segment above includes these coding regions:
- a CDS encoding M24 family metallopeptidase, translating into MITLPRTDRRKLILGTGALALSTLLPARLLAEIDTSDLSDITRGITPISTAEREGRIERARQLMRDHQIDAILIEPGASMVYFTGVEWWRSERLTAALLFQKGDAVIVTPFFEEPSVHETLAIPAQIRVWQEDEDPIALIAGALKERGLTHGTVGIEETVRFFASDGLGKLAPGITRVSANPVVRGCRMIKTPAEIALMTKATEVTIAAYRWVLPRIREGMGPHEIGALMNAATVKLGGKPEFALVLLGEAAAYPHGSHQPQRVREGEVVLMDCGCTVQGYQSDISRTFVPGKAPPEVRRVWETVHEGQQVAFRTARLGLPAGQIDDAVRAYYEKQGFGPRYRLPGLSHRTGHGIGLDGHEPVNLVHNEATPLAPGMCFSNEPGLYLPGKFGVRLEDCFHMTESGPAWFSTPPLSLEQPV
- a CDS encoding RNA polymerase sigma factor, with the translated sequence MSASLGGRGAVNEISSIAMRPHAERDDADLHQALLQFVGGRLRHQADGEDIVQETWLRLYDYRQKRSVANVGAFCFKVARNLVHDYFRARRAMPAAEEISEEIACPQPRIETVLDYRQRVEILVSALRVMPPLRREVFLRRRLDGIASKTIAEDLGLSVAAIEKHCTRALADLRAALEKRGLPGGARP
- a CDS encoding FecR family protein, producing the protein MTRRATLQHAEATLDDPALGEALAQAAAFGRLSNDDIRAMRETRRRKLAAGVTAALALAVGVGLWQQGGIAPEASLTEHYETQRGQKLSVHLADGSTLQLDGATSLDVTLGKDQRHAVLQKGEAYFDIAHQPTRPFTVEAGGSRTQVLGTAFDIDLAHRDVKLAVYRGAVRFGSQASKQGVTVRAGWRSHLTNGIASDPTPFDARQQDWRQDWLDTDEMRLGDLVETLNRRGGTVIAAPPPALADQMLTGRFKLDSSEQLPGAIGSVYGFTLEHQGQNLRLVPTADSDTKTSSR
- a CDS encoding TonB-dependent receptor, whose translation is MLALAAVLGMSGGAQASAAQSNVAGQMRYDIASGDLRSAISQFSQASGLQVVVAPKAINGRRTAGLRGTFPAREALDQLLRGTGLTASFQNGVAVLKPAPVAVTRARPVQLASARSETPSPSAPAPEDPDAAPQITVTGFRHSLTVAQDFKRHAVGAEDDIVASDIAAFPDLNLAESLQRVAGITITRDSGEGRQIALRGLGADFTRTQLNGMEVLGNTASGMDNRGGVSRSRSFDYSLFASELFSRVSVQKSFSAEQDEGGIAGTVQLTSAKPFDVGDKFIISAKGQTNTNTTGVTPRVVGLASHRWGDLAALVSVAYSQIRSNEFGYRNWGWGLTKYNAANIGPNIDAATRSALLNGVWAPTAESPSSWYTDRKRLGITSSLQYHPGKDFKLDVDFLYGRLWDHRDDYAIASAGTNALTGSPIGGTQVIQSAVVDGTNTLRAASYTGIDQRSEHHTIENHTNFYQGVANLSWNVTDRLTVNALGGYEESDFAQPVFDKVFMELKNTAFSFDDRPAIPVNTYGKDLTDPNNWALQRLDTQENAITNKYANGKLDGAYKLTDTLTFKAGGEFKHFTNSGYQYNNKVFHNVPADVAIPNNLKQTVAPQTLLQYIVGNVDGVYNYIGDPRDLNASYLQAGSDYRVDEKTWAGFIQADLDTMLGGMRLRANAGVRYYSTDLTSSGHLATTGGLVPVSIKNNSNGWLPAANIALDVTKALILRLSASRNVNRPALGDLAAAGSITTRPNGGSASFGNPFLQPYKATSVEGSVEYYMDQSGIASLGFFYKHMDSFISSATTQIPYGQTGLPLSLLIQGEDANTLFDVSQPVNGAGANIKGLEAAFQHDFTFLPGPLKHLGVVANGTWFDGHQTAYYSNVPKIIQLPNLSKWAANVTLYYENKLWGARISDAYRSRYLIGAGTAIDNSGDAIEGSHNVDFQAHINVRPGVRLIAEGINLTNQPIVQSVGPARTEVYTTSGRTFTFGFSAEF